The DNA region ACCGACAGCTCATTGGCCTCGGCCCGCGAAACCCTTTGCCGAAGCCCCGAGACCTGCTCCGAAATCCCGAGCAGGGTCTGGACATGGTGGCCGACCTCATGGGCGATGACGTAGGCTTGGGCGAAATCCCCGGGCGCGCCGAAGCGCCGGCTCAGCTCGTCGAAGAAAGAGAGGTCCAAATAAACTTTTTGGTCGGCCGGGCAATAAAAGGGGCCGACCGCCGCCGAGCTCAGGCCGCAGGCCGACTGCACGGCCTCGCTGAAAAGAACCAGCGTCGGCTCGCGGTAACGCCGGCCCATCCGGGGAAGCTGAGCATTCCAGGTGTCTTCGGTGTTGGCCAGCACGACCGAGGCAAAGCGGCCCAGCTGATCCTGCGGCAAGCCCGGGGGCGCTCCCGAGTCGACGGTGGAAGTCTCGTAAGCTCCGCCACCGAGCTGGCCGAGCAATTGAAGTGGATTTTGTCCGGTCAAAAGACTCAAGACCAGCACCAAGAGTAGCCCGGTGCCGCCGATGGCGATGCCGCCGCGAACCGCCGGCCGGCCCCGCCGATCCTCGACATGCCGGCTTTCCCTTTGATTTTCCCAACGCATGCCGGTCATCATAGCCGAGATTTTTCGGCTGTTGTATCTTTAAAGATGGATCCCCGGAGACCTGAACATGCTGCGCTCGAAAATCGCCTCCTGGTTCGTTCTTCTCTTCGGGACAATCGCTCCGGCTTGCGCCCAAGATCGCCCGCCGGCTTCGGACTTGCCGGCCATCCAACTCCCGCCGGGTTTCCAAATGGATTACTACGCCCCTCACGTCCCGGGCGCCCGCTCGATGGCCTTGAGCCCCGGCGGAACGCTCTTCGTCGGCACCCGGCACGAGGGCAAGGTCTACGGCCTGCGCGATCTCGACCGCGACGGCCGCGCCGAGCAAGTTTTCACCTTGGCCTCGGGCTTGGAGCAGCCCAACGGCGTCGCCTTTCTGGACGGAGCGCTCTACGTGATGGAAGCCCACCGCCTGCTCCGCTTCGACGGCATCGAAGCGAAGTTGAATTCGCCGCCCAAGCCGGCGGTGGTGAAGGCCGATTTCCCGACCGAGCG from bacterium includes:
- a CDS encoding neutral zinc metallopeptidase — encoded protein: MRWENQRESRHVEDRRGRPAVRGGIAIGGTGLLLVLVLSLLTGQNPLQLLGQLGGGAYETSTVDSGAPPGLPQDQLGRFASVVLANTEDTWNAQLPRMGRRYREPTLVLFSEAVQSACGLSSAAVGPFYCPADQKVYLDLSFFDELSRRFGAPGDFAQAYVIAHEVGHHVQTLLGISEQVSGLRQRVSRAEANELSVRQELQADCLAGVWGHWAQNQSGMIEPGDFEEGLRAAAAIGDDRLQRLGRGQVQPESFTHGTSEQRVSWLKRGLQSGDPKDCDTFAGPI